In Sardina pilchardus chromosome 8, fSarPil1.1, whole genome shotgun sequence, a genomic segment contains:
- the susd1 gene encoding sushi domain-containing protein 1 isoform X5 → MALMGTVIMAFLLHSTPSILKDTEVAGNVFDVCATCHPNATCELKTDGSGGYACNCMYGFVGNGRTHCEDKDECQIGANFICGDHTACHNTHGSYYCTCLSGYTPTNKMPVFIPNDGTYCQDIDECQVQGVCGEGGLCRNTDGNFECECQIGYRVKDGTVPFHPNREKAFCEAVDCGPPPSVPHAVRLSVPHTRYRSVVTYGCQTGFLWQRGDNSSLCTSQGRWKGPSLICEEVDCGEPPALPHSSFIWKQQARNTRMGAEGHYECEVGFRHVGPACITVCTAGGFWSHPSPPQCEEIVCDKPPAVPNSHILWNRNTSVGTSVFYECAEGYHKTGTGNMSVCTENGLWSKVTFTCEVMTCGDPPVLPHTGQVWNGTTTVGSSVLYYCNGAFYYVTGTNVSECNADGNWTKATVTCKEINCGVPPKWPHTHVPWTKDTRMGAKVFYECDVGYYNAGPGNISVCTVDAVWSPPNVVCKARCGHVPELAHAELVWDNESMAIHRCADGYYAHGGLNVSTCGADGSWQAATLQCREIRYGIRQLKVFNERCLRWLSDGKKEDYRVIFVGHRDYQKSFVDKRRTAFSSPDLRPDVCLKLLPATNYTINIMAVLANSSTVITANTTIPAAPVPEVMFRDVEGPLPTLWVYRSHHTLDPICLYEVFVLPVEGTLVFDCNSPKSPHFLKDRSCHGEYVAAQIRVRDVVNVLNFTVGDEQHYGEFYNAPLENGRDYYIILRTTCRWGQSSKHSCVLWAKARGTSYRMRMSALVAGGTIAFFGFAVLIGYFFTGYLKK, encoded by the exons ATGGCATTGATGGGGACAGTGATCATGGCGTTTCTTCTGCATAGCACACCAAGTATTCTTAAAG ACACAGAAGTGGCAGGTAatgtttttgatgtgtgtgcGACATGCCATCCCAACGCCACCTGTGAACTGAAGACAGATGGAAGTGGGGGATATGCCTGTAACTGCATGTATGGCTTTGTCGGCAATGGAAGAACTCATTGTGAAG ACAAGGACGAATGCCAGATTGGTGCAAACTTCATCTGTGGGGATCACACAGCCTGTCACAACACCCATGGAAGCTACTATTGCACCTGTCTGTCAGGATACACTCCCACCAACAAGATGCCCGTTTTCATTCCCAACGATGGCACATATTGTCAAG ATATTGACGAATGTCAGGTTCAAGGTGTCTGTGGTGAGGGTGGTCTGTGTAGAAACACTGACGGAAATTTCGAGTGTGAATGTCAGATCGGGTACCGTGTGAAGGATGGAACTGTTCCGTTTCACCCTAACCGAGAAAAGGCCTTTTGTGAAG CTGTTGACTGTGGACCTCCACCTTCAGTCCCGCATGCTGTCCGGCTCTCAGTGCCGCACACTCGTTATAGGAGCGTCGTCACCTATGGCTGTCAGACGGGCTTCCTATGGCAAAGAGGGGACAACTCATCCCTTTGCACGTCACAAGGGAGATGGAAAGGCCCGAGTCTTATTTGTGAAG AGGTCGACTGTGGTGAGCCCCCTGCTTTACCGCACTCTAGTTTTATCTGGAAACAGCAGGCTAGAAACACCAGGATGGGAGCTGAGGGGCATTATGAGTGTGAGGTGGGCTTTCGTCATGTTGGACCTGCATGCATAACGGTTTGCACAGCTGGTGGGTTCTGGAgccaccccagcccaccccagtGTGAAG AAATAGTGTGTGACAAGCCTCCTGCTGTACCTAATTCACATATCTTGTGGAACAGAAACACCAGTGTTGGTACTAGCGTGTTTTATGAATGTGCGGAGGGATATCACAAAACGGGTACTGGCAACATGTCAGTCTGTACTGAAAACGGATTATGGAGTAAAGTAACATTCACGTGTGAAG TAATGACCTGTGGAGATCCACCTGTGCTGCCACACACTGGACAGGTGTGGAATGGCACCACAACTGTTGGCAGCAGTGTTCTATATTACTGTAATGGAGCGTTTTATTATGTGACAGGAACTAATGTTTCTGAATGCAATGCTGACGGTAACTGGACAAAAGCAACTGTAACTTGTAAAG AGATTAATTGTGGTGTCCCTCCTAAATGGCCACACACTCATGTGCCGTGGACTAAAGACACTCGTATGGGAGCTAAAGTATTTTATGAGTGTGATGTAGGATATTATAATGCAGGACCTGGAAATATCTCCGTTTGTACGGTTGATGCTGTATGGAGCCCACCTAATGTAGTTTGCAAAG CGCGGTGTGGGCATGTGCCTGAGCTGGCCCATGCAGAGCTGGTGTGGGATAATGAGAGCATGGCCATTCACCGCTGTGCCGATGGATACTACGCCCACGGCGGACTCAACGTATCTACGTGTGGGGCCGACGGGAGCTGGCAGGCTGCAACCCTGCAGTGCAGAG AAATCAGGTATGGAATCCGTCAGTTGAAAGTTTTTAATGAAAGATGTCTGCGCTGGCTCTCTGATGGCAAAAAGGAGGATTACAGG GTTATATTTGTCGGCCATAGAGACTATCAAAAGTCATTTGTTGATAAAAGGAGGACTGCCTTCAGCTCTCCAGATCTTAGGCCTGATGTCTGCTTGAAACTGCTGCCAGCTACAAACTACACCATCAACATCATGGCTGTACTAGCCAATTCCTCCACTGTTATCACAGCCAACACCACAATCCCAG CTGCCCCAGTACCAGAGGTCATGTTTAGGGATGTTGAGGGACCACTGCCAACTCTTTGGGTGTATCGGTCCCACCACACTCTGGATCCAATCTG tctgtACGAGGTGTTTGTGCTACCAGTAGAGGGCACTCTGGTGTTTGACTGCAACTCCCCCAAAAGTCCACATTTCCTCAAAGACCGCAGTTGCCATGGTGAATATGTGGCAGCCCAGATCCGAGTCAGAGATGTTGTAAATGTGCTGAACTTCACTGTGGGGGATGAACAACACTATGGAGAGTTTTACAATGCTCCGCTAGAGAATGGTAGAGATTACTACATCATATTGAGGACTACATGTCGGTGGGGACAG AGCAGTAAACACTCATGTGTCTTATGGGCAAAGGCAAGGG GGACATCCTACAGGATGAGGATGTCAGCTCTTGTGGCTGGCGGAACCATTGCATTCTTTGGCTTTGCTGTTCTTATAGGATATTTCTTTACTGG atatttaaaaaaatga